The Natronoarchaeum philippinense genome includes the window CAGCGGCGTCCCGCGGAGTTTCTCTTTGTGCTTGTGGAACCGCACGTGGACGTGTTGGACCTGCATCTTCCGGTACTTATCGGCGACCTGCGTGATGGCGTCGCGCACGTCCTGCCGGGAGAGCGTATCGAGCAGTTGGATGTTGGTGATCTGAACGTCCATCTGCTCCTCTTCGGTGTAGGACAACGCCCGGAGCACGTCGGTCTTGGTGAGGACGCCGACGACGTTGCGATCGTCGTCCTCCGGCGTCACGACGAGTCCGCCGAAATCCGAATCCAGCATCTGCTGGACGGCGTCCCGGACGGAGGTGTCGACGGTCGTCGTCTCGACGGGACTGGACATGGCGTCGTAGACCGGCACGTCCATGATCCGGTCGGCGTCGCCCGAGCGGTCGCCCGTCGTCTGGCGCTGGCTCTTGCGGACGGCGATCTCGCTGATGTCGTGGGTCGTAATGACCCCCGAGAGGTAGCCGTTCTCGTTGAGCACCGGGAGCCGCGAGACGCCGTGCTCTCGCAGGCGGTTGATCGCCTTTCCGATCCCGTCGTCCTCGCCGACGGCGATCACCTGATCGGTGTAGATCTGCTCGACGGTCAGCGCGTCGAGGTTCTCGATGACGGCCTCGAGGATGGCATCGGCCGTGATGATGCCCCAGAGCTCGCCGTCTTCGAGCACCGGCGCGACCTTGGTGCCGCCCTCGACGAGTTT containing:
- a CDS encoding CBS domain-containing protein, producing the protein MDISGIASQQFAEVDVETRLGKVRSLFDDENPKGIIVTRDGEYAGVVGERDLLQSHVEDDAKVGSHIKPSRNDPAPKIDRTENIRDVARKLVEGGTKVAPVLEDGELWGIITADAILEAVIENLDALTVEQIYTDQVIAVGEDDGIGKAINRLREHGVSRLPVLNENGYLSGVITTHDISEIAVRKSQRQTTGDRSGDADRIMDVPVYDAMSSPVETTTVDTSVRDAVQQMLDSDFGGLVVTPEDDDRNVVGVLTKTDVLRALSYTEEEQMDVQITNIQLLDTLSRQDVRDAITQVADKYRKMQVQHVHVRFHKHKEKLRGTPLIQAQIRMRTNKGQLAGTGEGYGADNAFHVALDKLERNVLERKGMISDEEHRGQLLRKLGEL